CTTAATTTATAACCTATTCTATCTACTATAAAACTCGCAGGAATCATTAAACCTGTTTGAGAAAATCCATAAATACTTACAACTATAGCAACTTGATTTGTGTTTAAGTTATGATACCTTGCAAGCATAACAGCCAGAAATGGCATAATCATCGTATAGCCTATAGCTGATAGTACCCTTGAAGCTAATGTTGCCCATAAATTTATATCAAAATTTTTGTAATTTACAGTATTAATAATTCTGTCTAATTTCTTCAAGACAATACCTCTTTTCTATATTGAATTTTCAATTTTTAAGCAAATTTCATATTTTAAATATCTTGTGGCACTTATCAAGTGAGCGAATTTCATAATTAACTTTCTTATTAAAAATATATCAATATATTGTGGTTAATTTATAGTTATAACACTATATATTGTTAAATTACATTTGATTTTTGAATTATGCAATTTCCTCAAGCGAAAGATCTACCAATTTTCAACGAATTTTCCTTACAGAATTTCATTTTAAATGCATAATGTGCACTTAATACTTAATAACAGGCCTGAGTTTTGCACGAATTCCAAAATCTTCCTTTACCGCAACTCTCGTACACAGTAGTTTCACCCCAATCTACTTGTACTGCTTCTCCTGGATTAAATTCAAAAGGTACGAATGTTTTTGGTATTTCATCTTTAAGTTGTTGTACAGCCAATCTTACTGTGGATTCTTCACTTTTAAATTCTTTTTCTTCTACTAGATGATGGTACATCTTTCTAGTTATATTTTGCTGCTTTTTTATTCCTTCTATTTCATCTCACTCATGTGATCTTATTTCATGAGGGAAATTTTATCTTAAAGTAGGGGATTATTCAACTGAAATATCAGGGTATTTTTAGTGTATCATAAACAGCTTCAAAAATTAAATATAACTTAATGTATTAGAAACAAAGTAAAAATCCCCATCAACCATAATATAAAAAACAGTTAAGTAATAATGTTTCTTAAGATTTGCTGTCGGTTTTACAAATAATTTAACAATATGACTTTCATTAGGATCAATTTCTATTTCATTGTCCTCAATCTGTAGAAACACATCTTTAGAATCAATACAAATTGCGGAAATGAATAGTTTTAACTTCTTATTGCTATAGTTCCTTAGTTCTAAAACATTAATAATATTCCCATTAATATCAAATTTCAAATTTGTATAACCTCTTATACCTATTTTAAAATTAGGTACATCTTGAATAATTCCACATTTATAACATTTGATACTTGTTCTAACGTATGTTTTTCTCGTAGTTTTAATACTATATTTAGTCATCAAAGTTATGTTATGACAATTACTGCATGTGTTATCATAGGTTATTTTGCAAATAGATGTTCGTTTGTCAGTTATGTTTTCATAGAAATTATTTTGATATTTGAGTGTATAATCTGTTATCATGTTAAAAATATCTTTAAAAATTTGCATAAATTTTATTCTTAATTTATAAACTACGTTATTAGTATTTACAAATTCTTTAACTGAAAAATTATAATTTTTGCTAGATAATATTTTTTTTAAATTATTTTCAATATCTATAATTTTTCCTTTCAACAAATTCTCTAATTTAAAATGATCTCTTAAGAAAATAACTTTATCCAAATATTTTAGCATTTCATTAATTTGATTTTCTACAGTATCATTATTAGAAATTACTATACTAATTGAATCAACAGAAAACTTTTCTAATGAAAACACTATTAACTTTTGTGATTCATCTTTTGAATTTTTGCTAAAATAATAATAAATATTATTTTTTATATCATAAAATCTTTTGTCAAAACTAATTTCGTTTACGTATAAGTTTTTATATAATTCTTCTATACTTATTTCAAGATAAGTTTCATCTTGAATGCTATTAAATTCAACAATAATAGTACCATTTCCCAAAATTTTCTTATGTTTATATTTAGGTTCAAAAGAATTAGGTAACTTTCTAAATAAGGGATCCCCTAATAAAAAATAATTATTTGTTTCTATTTTACTGTATTCCAAAAATTTATTCACCTGAAATTCAATTTGACCCGCTGTATATCCATTGTTTAATAAATTATGCGCCAAAATATTCTCAGCTATATTGCCTGTTTTAATGCTCGCACTTGTAATAATAGAAATAGCATTATTTTCAATCAAATTTGAAACCACTGTATAATTGAATGGAACAATACTTTGATTAAAGTCCCCTATATTACAACCATTTAAGAAATAAAAATGTGCATTTAATTCTGATACATTATACTTTTCAACATTAGTGATATAACAATCATCTGCATTATAATAGCAACAAGGTAAATGTTTATTAGAATCTTTATGTTTTTCTATAATATTGTAAGCTCCACAAAAAATAAAATCATTAAATCTAAGCACACATTCTCTGCAATGAGATAAATAGTTAAATTCAAGTATTTCGTTCTGGCTATTCATAATACTTAAAATCATATCCTTTGTACATAATTTTCTAGAAAAATAATAGCAATTCTGCAAATTTGAATATGTAATATCATTATCTTGATCAACTCTATTAATTATAATAGAATTGTTACCTTGATTATTATTTATATACATAAGATACTTTAACATAAAAAAATTAATAGTATATTTATCATAATACGGTAAATATCCAATATTAATATATTCATTCTCAAGCCTTAATAAAAATCGCTCAATAATATTAAATTCATCAAGTGGAAGTATAATTAAAGCGCTTTTCACCCTATTGTCTATTAACGTTTGAAATAATTTAGCTTTATTAAAAGCATAAATAAACCTTCTATTTGTATATTTAGCAAAAGAAAACTTTCTAATAACTCTTCAATACATTCACCTATTCTCGAACTATAATAACAAATAATATCAAAACTATCACATGAGTTATTGTACTTACATACTAGTGCTTCTATGTAATTCATATCATATTCTATAGTATTGTAAAAATCAACATCTTTAAAACAATATTTGTATTCACTAGATGCATATTTTTTATGTATCTAGGAATAACTTCTTCATATATTGGAACAATTAAATTATTATTAGCATATAGGTTATCTATATAATTAAAAAAGAAATCATTCATTTTATGCACTTTATATAACTCTATATTCATAACGATAAACCTCTTTCAAAATCATAATGAATTAAATTCTCTATTTCTTTTGCACGTTCAAATAGAAAATTACTATCATTTCCAAAAAGATATAAACTTCCCCTAAATTCTAAATTTGAAGTAGGCTCCGGCAAAAAATCACCCTCATTATAAAATAAAATTAACCTTTCTGAGTCGTTAATAAATTTGTTTCTTACATTCTCAATTCCTTCAATTTTCTTAATAACGCCTGATTTAGTTGGATTTATAAAAGTATAAAATAATGAATATTTAGTGTAAGGTTTTTGGATTTGCATTATTAACTTTTCTAAATTAATTTCATTTTTTAAAACAATATCAAAAAAATAGTCGTATAGATTTAGCCCTTTTAAATGGTAAATCGATTCAATAAGATTTCCACCAGCAGCTCTAGGATTTATCTCAATTATTAATGGTTGGTAATTATCATTAATTTTAAACTCTATGTGTAAAATCCAATTACCTATCTTAAATTTTGCTATCGTATCACTAATATAATTTGCTATTTTTATTCTTAATTCATCTGTTATAGGCGCGGGCGTAATATCTATAAGTTCTATACAGTATTTTTCTGCTGTTACATATTTTTTCGAAATAGCAACCACATAAGGTTGATAGTTATAAATAAGCACTTCTGCACAATATTCATCCCCATATATAAACTCTTCTGCAATTAATTCCTTATTAAAAGATGAATTTAATGAAAATTTATAACTTGATTCTAGTTCATCTGGCTTTTTTACTATGACTACACCTTTACTAGATGCATTATCCGTTGGTTTTAATATAAAGGGATAATTTAATATATCAGCACATTTTTCTAAATCTTCATAATTACATATTTTAAAAAATTTAATAGAATCATCACCAATACTTTTTAAAAATTTTCTTACTTCATATTTATTACATAATATTCTTGCTATTTTTTCATTAAAATAATCGAAACCAAAGTAGTCACTTAGCATACCAATTGTAATTACTGGGCTATTCATAAATGTACAAACACCATCAAAGCCTTTAGTTCTATATATTTCTAACGATAAATCAAACATTTCATTAATATCTCTATTATTACTAATAATATATGGATAATCAGCAATAGCAAGCTGATCGCACGAAGGAGTATCCATCATAATCATTTCATAATTTTTTCTAAAAAAAGTCTTATAAGCAAATTCTTTATGAATACCTCCACGAATAAATAATAGCTTCTTTTTAGTCATATTTATCCTCCTCATATAATATAAGTTATTTATTCCAACTTATGTTATTCGATATATCTGAATGGAAGGAGATTTATCTTACTTTTATTCCCCAAAATTTTGTTCTAAAATCATTTTTAGATCCCCAATTAATTTTTTCTTTATTATCACCTCCCTCTATAATCTTTGATTTTCTTTTAATATCTCACTCATTCTCAGATTCTCGCGATCTTCAAATAAGCCCTCATGTATATCAATGCTATTTATTCATGAATTTTACATGTGATAGGTAACCCAAATAAGCTTCTATTGTTTTTTCCATATTTTGGCCTATGGATTCCACTTAAGCTTATGTGGCATACCCTCCCATGTCTCACAGGATCTTTGTCCTTAATTCCTTCGTTCTGCCTTACATGAAGTGGATGTCAGTTATGCTCCCTTGCTGGGTCTTAAGCCCTTATGGTGAAATTACCAACCTGACAATTCCGGCTCTCTTTGTCAATCTTCGAATTTTTAAATTGAGTTTTAAATCTTTATTTGCTTTATTTTTGGCACCGCTTAATTATCCAAACCATCGTAGGAGCGAGGCTGTCAAGGGTCAGCTTTGTGAAGCGAAACACAGCAAAGCTGAGACGTGGTCCTTGCCCTTGACTGACGAGGGACTGCGGTGTATCATCACCACGGCGGTGCAATTTATGCAGCATTCCTAATCTTCTCTGCTCTTTTTATGTCTCTTAACATCTTATTTCCGTTGTATTTTACTCCTTTTTTCAGTATGGCAAAAAATACTCTGATTAGCTTGCAGCATAAAACTATCATGGACTGTTTCTTTTTAAGCGGGTTTTCTTTTCTTGTGGTGTAGTATTTGTGCAATTCCTGAAATTCTTTATTGTTTGCAAGTATTGGCATCACCATTTTGTATAGAGCACTTCTTAGCCTCCTTCTTCCTCTTTTGCTTATGGTGGTTTGCCCTTTATGCTGCCCTGAACTATTCTCGACCAGATTGTAACCCGCAAGCTTCTGGATTTGCTTTGGATGCTCATATCTTGTTATATCGCCAACTTCAGCAATAAATGTTGCTGCTGTTATTACTCCTACACCTTTTATACCTAACATTTCACTAGCATCAGGTACTTGCATGAAAAGCTCTTCTATTTTGCTTTCTATTTTTTTAAATTGCTTTACTAGCATTTCGTACTGTTCAAGTATAATTTTTATCTCTATCTCTGCCATCTCAATGCCATCCCTTTTACCAACACTTCGACTGGCAGCTTCTATAAGCTTTAAAGCCCTCTTTATACCTACAGCACGATTAACTTCCTTCTTCCAAGCTGCAAGTATTTCCTCAGCTCCAATACCTAATATCTTTGCAGGCGTTGGAAATTCTTTTAATGTTATCAGTGCTGCTTTCCCTTCCCAATCTGCAAAAACTTTATTAAACTCAGGGAAGTATATATCAAGCCATCTTGCAACCCGGTTCTTTATCTTATTTAAGTCCTTTGTAAGCATTTCCCTTATGTCCACTGCAATTCTAAGCTCACTGTATATACCCTCAGGTATATTAGGTTCAACATATCTTCCATCTTTAACTAGCATTGCAATTGTCTTAGGGTCTTTCCTGTCATTTTTAGTTGGCGAGTTATCATCAAATTCCTTACTTCTTTTTACGTGGAATGGATTTACCAGTACCACCTTATGGTTCTTATCTTTAAGAAACTGCGCAAAGCAGAGCCAATAATGGCCTGTTAGTTCCATGCCAACCATTAGATGCTCTTTGTTGTTTTTATTCATAATCTCTACAGCCCATTTAAAGAATCTTTCCATTCCATCAATTCCATCAATGTCATTGCTAAATTCAATACGCTTACCGTATTCTATTCCTCTAAAATCAAAAGCTCTGGCGTGGTGTGTCTCTTTAGCAATGTCTACACCTATAATTAATGTCTTTTCTGTTATTTGCAATATCTTTGAATTTTGGCTATACTTCATATTAGGTACCTCCTTGTTATTTGAGAGTCGTGTTCATGAACAATCGACATCTTGTATTTTATCAGGAGGTACTTTTTATTTCAAATCTTATATTTTTTTATTACAGGAATGCTCCATTTGTCACAGTTTAATTAATAGAAATTAGTCTCCAAGATTACTCTAATACAGTTTTAATATTTTATAAAAAATATATCTATTTACTATTGTAATTTGTAATAAATAAAATAATATTATTCGTATTATTTAAATCTTTTATCAAGTAACACTTAATCATGAGCTTTTCTCAATAAATCAGACACTCATAGTTAGATTTTGAGGCGTAATTTTATAGTTACCTCTATTTTTATTTCCTATTTTGAATTAAGCCACTTGATGCTTTTTATGGTAATAAGACCCATTTAAAGTCTTGATATAACTTTCTCTAAAAGATATTTTATAAACTCCATGTTCGTCATTGAAAATTCTCACATTGTTGCTCAAATACTTATTGCTTAATTTCGTGCAATGTTAAATATACAAGTGTCAAACAGTTTATGACGATGCATACCACATTTTCAAGAACTTTTAATACATGGTTATTTTCATCTGTCATCCATCTGACACAATCTCTTTCGCGAATATATTCTTTACCATTGCTAAATGAAGCCTTACTTCATAAGAACTAATGCAATCACTAACTCCAAAATCCTTTGCTACTTTATTTACTGATAGATTTTCTTCATTAATGAGTAGGATAATATCTTTTTAAATTCCTCGTTATCAATTACCCTATTTACCATTCTTATCTTCTCTGTAGATTTACTTTGCTATAACTCTTCTGTGTTCGGCAAATTATATATATTATAGTCTATAGTTTTTCAAATTTTCGATAACCTTCATAAAATAATATTATTTAAATCCAGCATATAATAATTTTAAATCATTGTTTGTTGTAACTCAAGATTCAATGATAAGAAGCATAATATACTGGATTTTTCTAGTATATTTTTCTTATTTTATAATCTATTACACGAGTTAAATTAAGTTTTATTAAAAATAGAATGCCATTATTTATTAATAATTTTATCTGTAAGCTTTGCACATTTATTGCCATAAGCTATTTATGTGAGCGAATTTCATAATTAACTTTCTTATCAAAATATATCAACATATTGTCGTTTATTTATAGTTATAACACTATATGTTGTTCAATTGCATTCGATTTTTGAATTATACAATTTCCTCATGTATTAAAAATCACAAAATTTACGCAACTCTGACTTTATAAGTTCTTTAATGTCATCATTTATATCTACTAAGGGCAATCTTACTTTACCTCCTAAATTTAGACCTAATATATCCAATGCTGCTTTGATTGGTGCAGGATTAGGAGCTTTAAACATACTCTTTTGAAGTGTACATATGTCAAATTGAATTTTTCTTGCACCTATTATATCTCCAGCTTTATATTTATTTATCATCTCTTTTATTTTTTTACCAACAACATGACCTGTTGCAGCAACTGCACCATTTCCTCCGAGGCATAGATTTATAAATATATTAGTATCTTCACCTGTCAAGATAGAAAATTCTTTTTTTAATTCATTCCGACATATCCTTATCATCTCGGAAGTATTTGTAATGTCGTTAAAACAATCTTTTATACCGATTACATTGTCAATATTTGCTACCTTAATAATTGTATCAATACTCATATTAACTGCTGTCCTAGATGGTATATTATAAATCATGATTGGTAAATTTGTATGTTGGGCTACCGCCTTAAAAAATTGATAAATACCTTCCTGATCTGGTCTAATATAATATGGAACAACTATTAACAGACCATCGGCTCCAATATTTTCAGCATATTTAGTCAAACTTATTGTTTCATCCAAGTTTGCACCTCCAGCACCAACAAAAATAGGTACTCTTTTATTAGCTCGTTTTACTGCTCTTTCTATAACTAACTCCTTTTCAAGATGTGATAATGATGTCGATTCCCCAGTTGTTCCAATTGGAATTATTGCATCTGCGCATTGTTCTTCTATCAAGTAATCCACCAATTTATCAAACTTTTCAAAATCAACTTTACTCAAATCATCAGTAAATGGTGTAATGCATGGAATAACTAAGCCTTCCAACTTATGAGTATTATTCAATTACTACACACTCCTCTTTAAATTTTATTTTAATATATTATTAAAATTTAGTTCACCGTTAAAAGAAAAATATTAGTATGTAAACCATCATCCATTTTTTAACATAAAGCATAAATCATAATGGATTACCTTATTAAAATTTAAGATCACACTAACTTATTATGCTAAATAAATTTAATTTGATCCTATTACAAAGTTTATATTGCTATATTTTAAATTCCTTTTCTTCAATATTAGGAGATTACTCTATATAAAATATTTTAATGCTTCTCTATACGCAGAATTTAATTAGTATTTTGTAAAGCCGACACAGTTATAGCCTCTCTGTTGTGCCTCAGCATTATAATTAACATCATTAATATTTATGCAAACTTCTTTGCATGTACTTACAGTAATATTCATATTTTTAGCTATTAATTTTAGTTTTTTAAGTTCTTTTTCTAAATAAGACGAATCTGCATAATATCTAATAACTGTCTTCCCTCCTGGCAGTTTCCACTCTATTGACTTCGCGTTATTAATGTCAAATAATTGGTTTAATCTTTGTTCATATTTTGGCAATAACTTGCACATTCTATTTAAACATTCTACTGAAAGTTTTAGCACTTGAACCGAAGCGTGTCTGATTCCTGAATTTAAGAAGCGATTAAACACCTTATATGCATAGTCATTATCATCATCAATTGGTAAATATGGAGCAACAATTCCAGTAACCATAATACCACTTTGGGAACAAAACTTAGCAAATTCTAATCTTTTTGATGAAGGAGGTGCACCTGGTTCTAATACAGCTTCTATTTCTTCATTTGGTAATCCTGAAGAAATTATAATCTGATTTTTATCTCTTGATTTAATAAGCAAATTCTGAATTTCTTTTGGAGGTAATCCTGATTTAGTTAGAATATAATACTTTACCCCTTCTTCATCGAAAATTTTTAATATATTTTCTGTCATTCCACTTTCTATCATGGATAAAGAAAAAGCATCAGTCTTTGGTGAAAAATTAAATATTAGATTTTCCTTATTCTTGTGTTTTTTTATATAATCTCTTAAGTAATTTGGATAGTCACTGTAAATCTTTACTGGTACATGCTCTTCTTTATCATATTGAGAATACATTGAACAATATCTACAAAGAAAATCACAACCAATTGCTGGATTTACCTCATGTGCATTAAAACAACTTGACGTTTGTCTAAAATCAGTTATTTCCTCTGCTTGTTCTAATCCATGAACAAATTGATACTCGATTCCGTTTGATGTTTTAAAAGTTTCCATTATAATACCCCCTAATAATAAACACACCCATTTACTTTATATTTACTGTTAATAAGTTTTTATAAACTAACCGTTATATGTTGTTTTATATAATTATTTTTTAATTCATATATTAGATCCATTAAATCAATATAAACCTGCTTACAACAATATTTTTCTCTACTTTCATATGTTATTAAAATTGGTACTATTTTATTCCTTTCATTTACCCTAAATCCAACTGAGCCACATTGAATTCGTGCTGCTCCTCCTGGGAAAGAACGAAACGTTAACTGTCCACTATTCGACCTTTGAACAAACCTAATTTCATCACCTATTAAAAGGTTAAGTTTATTATCTGATATTCTAATTGCAAATTCATATCTACTAATTCTATCAACCGCCTCCTCCAAACTACAATTTCTACCCAAAAATCTCATTACGTTTAAATATTCTTTGAATTCAACCAAATCTTTCTTCTTATATTCATTTTTTTTATATTCAAATATCCAGTTGCAATGCTCTGATTCAATAAGCATATTTACAATATCATCCATACCAAGTATTTTTATCAATTCCATAAGTTTATTGCAATAAGACAAGGTTTTATCAATTGAAATATCATTAACAAAATTAGCCACAATATTATCTATGACAATAGTAAATTTTATTGCAGGAGAATAAATCATCTTTATTCTATTATATAATTTTTTTATTTGATATAGGAGTAATACTTCACCAATATTTATATCAAAGCTTATAGAACCTTCATGTTCTATGTCTGTACTAGCATGATATCCTCCTCCTAAGTCAATATATAAAGGTATTGGCTCACAATTAACAATATGTCTAGTAATTATATTATTAACCCTATTTATATGATGTTTTATGCTTTTCATTGATTGGTAATTAAAATCTCTTGAAAATAATATACGTACTATTTTATCTAATACTTTTAAATTTTTATTAATATCTTCATTTCCATTTGAAATTCCAAGTTTTTTTGTCACAATTTCCGTTTTTTCATTTCCTATAAATAAAATATAGTTAATTTTCTCCTTTAAATAATCTAATATCTGATCTTTGATATAAAGTTTATCAACATTTACATTAGGCATTTCATGTTGATTTACACAAATTATTTCATAGATACATTCATAATGCTTATTATTTAATTCATTCATTTTTTATAATCATTCCCTCCGGTTCGTTCAAAGCTCAAAACATAATAAAATATGCCATTTATAACTAATTTCGAAATACTAGTAAACACAAATCACGAAAAAGTAAGCGGGTTACTGCGCCAGCGCGTAATGATCGTATTTCTAATTGTGTATAAAATCTGGTATGGAATTGATGTACACAAAACCCTTTAATTTCTTGCATCGTTTTAACCAGCAAATAAAACATTACTACCCACAAAAGCCATTACTTTTCCACCTGAAACAAAGGTCTGAAAGAGCAGTCACAATAATTTTTTGACAATGACAATAACACTATTTACACAGAATCTATTAAGAAGTACTGTATTTCCGTGTTTAATATATCATAAAGCTTATGTACCATCATACCTGTACATCCTAGGTGTGTGAAGGCTATTCGTGGTAAAAAACTGACAAGAAAAATACAAAAATAGACTTCTGAGCTGTTTAAGCACAACCTATTTGTGCTATCTTTATGTCTCATGCTGATAATAGACAATTTTGACAACTTATTGAGTCATCGATTTAAGCTTATTTGCTTTTATGTCTAATGAAAAGAACAAACTTCAAAATTGTCCCATGCTTTCTAACATACAGTTGGGCAACATCATTTTTGATACTTATGGTAAAAATTCTCAAAAGATAATTAACAAGCTCTTTGATACATCCTTTTATATTGGATATTTACTTCATGGTTCTATGCTAAGAAATTTTCATCGTTAAAAAACCTGATTCTTGTACTCACCACCTCCTATCCACAGAACTCGATCTAATCCTAACCGCTCCATCGTTTAAAAATATTTTTTCACTATTACTATAATATCTGAAATCGGTGTAAATATGAAAGCTTTTTCGGGAAACACTTATGCTGATGGGCTGGACTCACTTTAACTAATAATTGGAGTAAGACAAGAAAAATCTGCCAGGATTTCCAAAGCAAGATGTCATAAAATCGCTGCTTGTGTAGTGTGCTACAATCTTAGTTAAATGGGATAAACACTTTGAAATTTGTAATTGCTATTTACACATCAAAAAGCGTCGCGGCTACAAAACGACAATTATTGCTATAACAAGAATACTCTTTATAGTACTACACAATATGTAAAAGAAAAAACACATTTTTAATACAATCACACTATTCTTAACTATTTACACTTTTATAGTAAATGATACATTATTTAAAATAAATTGTCAATACCTTCTGTAAAAAAAGTGTGTAAAGTAGTTGTTGGTAAATTTTTTTTCAAAATTTTATAACCCAACAATATTGAATTATCAAGGCACAGAGCTACTTTTATAAGTGCAAAGTTTTAGTTAGTACTACTATCTCGGTACCAAAACAGCATACTAACTACATTTTTATTAAACATCGAATGGCCATTCATTTGTTTGACTACATTATAACTCCAAGTCCAACATTTGGGAAGTTACGAAATTCGGCACATTTTTTTATGAAGTAGGTGCCGTTTTTCGGAACATCACTTTATAATATATTGCCATGTGTGTCTATAATGCCTATGTTTATGGCTGTCATAATTATTTTTATGTCATTGTCTGCATCAAATAGTATGCCTAATTTATTTAGATGGTTTCTCAATGCTCTGTCAGATATGCCTACATCGTCCATTACTGCTTTCCTTACTCCGTTTCGGACCAATGATGACAGGATATGCTTATCAGTATCATCGATCTCTTCTTCTATGGCAGACATCTTCTCGCTTCTATACGATATGCATTTTTCAAGGTAAATTGCTATGTTTTTTAGAGTAATGCTCTGCTCTTTTATGCTGGGAATCTTTATGCGGGATATATCAAGATATGCAACTATTTCTTTGCTATAATGATCTGTAATAGGCATTGCAGTGCAATACCAGTTCTTAAACAAGTCGCAATAATGGTCTTTTCCGTATAACTGTGCAAGGCTTTTGTATTCCATGGCTATGTTGACTGCATTTGTGCCACTGTCTTCAAGCCTTAGGCTTATGCCTTCTTTAAATTGCAGCTTTTTGAAATCTTCATTTAATTGGGCATTAGCTATAATTTCAATCACATAACCGTCTTTATCACACAGAATAAAGAAGTAGCCTTCTTCAATAAGTA
The nucleotide sequence above comes from Thermoanaerobacterium sp. CMT5567-10. Encoded proteins:
- a CDS encoding AsnC family protein, with product MLKKRRDNNFLILLLNNFVNQCYRYRVLIEEGYFFILCDKDGYVIEIIANAQLNEDFKKLQFKEGISLRLEDSGTNAVNIAMEYKSLAQLYGKDHYCDLFKNWYCTAMPITDHYSKEIVAYLDISRIKIPSIKEQSITLKNIAIYLEKCISYRSEKMSAIEEEIDDTDKHILSSLVRNGVRKAVMDDVGISDRALRNHLNKLGILFDADNDIKIIMTAINIGIIDTHGNIL
- the dapA gene encoding 4-hydroxy-tetrahydrodipicolinate synthase codes for the protein MNNTHKLEGLVIPCITPFTDDLSKVDFEKFDKLVDYLIEEQCADAIIPIGTTGESTSLSHLEKELVIERAVKRANKRVPIFVGAGGANLDETISLTKYAENIGADGLLIVVPYYIRPDQEGIYQFFKAVAQHTNLPIMIYNIPSRTAVNMSIDTIIKVANIDNVIGIKDCFNDITNTSEMIRICRNELKKEFSILTGEDTNIFINLCLGGNGAVAATGHVVGKKIKEMINKYKAGDIIGARKIQFDICTLQKSMFKAPNPAPIKAALDILGLNLGGKVRLPLVDINDDIKELIKSELRKFCDF
- a CDS encoding ATP-grasp domain-containing protein — encoded protein: MTKKKLLFIRGGIHKEFAYKTFFRKNYEMIMMDTPSCDQLAIADYPYIISNNRDINEMFDLSLEIYRTKGFDGVCTFMNSPVITIGMLSDYFGFDYFNEKIARILCNKYEVRKFLKSIGDDSIKFFKICNYEDLEKCADILNYPFILKPTDNASSKGVVIVKKPDELESSYKFSLNSSFNKELIAEEFIYGDEYCAEVLIYNYQPYVVAISKKYVTAEKYCIELIDITPAPITDELRIKIANYISDTIAKFKIGNWILHIEFKINDNYQPLIIEINPRAAGGNLIESIYHLKGLNLYDYFFDIVLKNEINLEKLIMQIQKPYTKYSLFYTFINPTKSGVIKKIEGIENVRNKFINDSERLILFYNEGDFLPEPTSNLEFRGSLYLFGNDSNFLFERAKEIENLIHYDFERGLSL
- a CDS encoding IS110 family transposase, whose protein sequence is MKYSQNSKILQITEKTLIIGVDIAKETHHARAFDFRGIEYGKRIEFSNDIDGIDGMERFFKWAVEIMNKNNKEHLMVGMELTGHYWLCFAQFLKDKNHKVVLVNPFHVKRSKEFDDNSPTKNDRKDPKTIAMLVKDGRYVEPNIPEGIYSELRIAVDIREMLTKDLNKIKNRVARWLDIYFPEFNKVFADWEGKAALITLKEFPTPAKILGIGAEEILAAWKKEVNRAVGIKRALKLIEAASRSVGKRDGIEMAEIEIKIILEQYEMLVKQFKKIESKIEELFMQVPDASEMLGIKGVGVITAATFIAEVGDITRYEHPKQIQKLAGYNLVENSSGQHKGQTTISKRGRRRLRSALYKMVMPILANNKEFQELHKYYTTRKENPLKKKQSMIVLCCKLIRVFFAILKKGVKYNGNKMLRDIKRAEKIRNAA